In Nicotiana tabacum cultivar K326 chromosome 19, ASM71507v2, whole genome shotgun sequence, one DNA window encodes the following:
- the LOC107803850 gene encoding receptor-like cytosolic serine/threonine-protein kinase RBK2 isoform X3, with protein MQYIPQNKAVVSAQKNLASSVSAQDLTLFEMENDKHDDSSPRGIIEACIRNQENGSDSPKAKPSGSHFCLSNPRMPSRWHKFFKMWKRSSIKRLPTFPPLAVPRISRRKSRSARENVATGFYHFKSSWKNFSLSDLKNATNNFSEENLIGKGGYAEVYKGCLPDGQLVAVKRLNKGTPEEQETSFLCEIGTIAHVDHPNTARMVGYGVEGGTYLVLELSSQGSLGSFLRGSRDKLDWAARYKIIFGIANGLLYLHENCQRRIIHRDIKADNILLTEDFVPQICDFGLAKWLPKEWTHHNVGKFEGTFGYFAPEYFMHGIVDEKTDVFSFGVLLLEIITGRQALDDSQQSLVLWAKPLLDKHDMKGLIDPVLGDKYNPKEMRHVILTAGLCVEQNPLMRPRMNQVNSQGKNFHLGHKRLWSC; from the exons ATGCAGTACATACCTCAGAACAAAGCTGTAGTTTCTGCACAGAAGAATCTCGCTTCCTCAGTTTCTGCTCAAG ACCTTACGTTGTTTGAGATGGAAAATGATAAACATGATGATTCTTCTCCTAGAGGAATTATTGAAGCGTGCATCAGAAACCAGGAGAATGGCTCCGATTCTCCTAAAGCTAAACCCTCAGGTTCTCACTTCTGCTTGTCAAATCCACGGATGCCCTCTCGATGGCACAAGTTCTTCAAAATGTGGAAGAGAAGCTCCATCAAGAGACTACCTACCTTTCCACCTTTAGCCGTTCCGAGGATATCGAGAAGGAAAAGCAGAAGTGCGAGGGAGAATGTAGCAACAGGTTTCTATCACTTCAAATCCTCCTGGAAGAACTTCAGCCTATCTGACCTGAAAAATGCTACCAATAATTTTAGCGAAG AAAACTTGATTGGCAAAGGAGGGTATGCTGAAGTTTACAAGGGTTGTTTGCCTGATGGTCAGCTTGTCGCGGTTAAGCGCCTCAATAAAGGTACACCAGAGGAGCAGGAAACTAGCTTCCTATGTGAGATTGGTACTATAGCACATGTAGACCATCCTAATACCGCAAGGATGGTTGGTTATGGAGTGGAAGGAGGGACATACCTTGTTCTTGAGTTATCTTCTCAAGGGAGCTTAGGATCATTTCTTCGTG GCTCAAGGGATAAACTAGATTGGGCTGCCAGGTACAAAATAATTTTTGGTATTGCAAATGGCCTACTTTACCTTCACGAGAATTGCCAAAGGCGGATTATACACAGAGATATTAAAGCTGATAATATTCTACTTACGGAGGATTTTGTGCCTCAG ATTTGTGACTTTGGCCTTGCGAAGTGGCTTCCCAAAGAGTGGACACATCATAATGTGGGCAAGTTTGAAGGCACATTTGG TTATTTTGCTCCGGAGTATTTTATGCATGGCATTGTGGATGAGAAAACCGATGTATTTTCTTTCGGTGTGCTGCTATTGGAGATAATAACTGGAAGACAAGCATTAGATGATTCACAGCAGAGCCTTGTGCTTTGG GCAAAGCCTCTGCTCGATAAGCACGACATGAAAGGACTAATTGATCCTGTTCTTGGTGATAAGTACAATCCAAAAGAGATGCGGCATGTTATTCTAACAGCTGGCTTATGTGTAGAACAGAACCCACTTATGCGGCCTAGAATGAATCAG